In the Malaya genurostris strain Urasoe2022 chromosome 1, Malgen_1.1, whole genome shotgun sequence genome, one interval contains:
- the LOC131432085 gene encoding elongation of very long chain fatty acids protein 7-like, with the protein MAFIFTEMYDWYRDLMDNKSDPRVAHWPMMSSPLPTLALCIFYAYFSKSLAPKLMENRKPLDLRNFLVVYNLFQTVFSTWIFYEYLQSGWWGHYSFRCQPVDYSDNPLALRMARTCWWYYISKFTEFFDTIFFILRKKYQHVSTLHVIHHGCMPFSVWMGMKFAPGGHSTFFAMLNSFVHIVMYFYYMVAALGPKYQKYIWWKKYLTAFQMVQFVAIFTHQFQLLFTECDYPKGFMVWIGLHGVMFLFLFSDFYKQAYSKRKTAIAKRAAEQQLQRQRYDALAPNGTSNGGISQHINGHHHLAYQNGKVPNGDLVNNNQAGACMPVLDEDELLHQHKLMSNGGIYTNGSVPKAAVANSYINGNLNGFVDGARDDNANANNNNGDADGFLRMRKIQ; encoded by the exons ATGGCATTCATATTTACAGAGATGTACGACTGGTATAGAGACCTAATGGACAATAAAAGTG ATCCGCGGGTGGCACATTGGCCGATGATGTCCTCACCGCTACCCACACTCGCACTGTGCATATTTTACGCATATTTTAGCAAATCGCTAGCGCCAAAATTAATGGAGAATCGAAAACCGTTGGATCTTAGGAACTTTCTAGTGGTATACAATCTATTCCAGACCGTGTTCAGTACGTGGATATTTTATGAG TATTTACAAAGTGGATGGTGGGGCCACTATAGCTTCAGGTGTCAACCGGTGGACTATTCCGACAATCCCCTTGCCTTGCGG ATGGCGCGAACGTGCTGGTGGTACTACATCTCCAAGTTCACCGAATTCTTCGACACGATATTCTTCATCCTGCGAAAGAAGTACCAGCATGTGTCGACTCTGCACGTCATCCATCACGGGTGCATGCCGTTCTCGGTGTGGATGGGAATGAAGTTTGCTCCGG GTGGTCACAGCACATTCTTCGCCATGCTGAACTCGTTTGTACATATTGTTATGTATTTTTACTACATGGTAGCAGCACTAGGACCAAAATACCAGAAGTACATCTGGTGGAAGAAGTATCTCACCGCTTTCCAGATG GTACAGTTCGTGGCCATCTTTACGCACCAGTTCCAACTGCTGTTCACCGAATGTGACTACCCGAAGGGCTTCATGGTGTGGATCGGTCTACACGGTGTCATGTTCCTTTTCCTGTTTTCGGACTTCTACAAGCAAGCCTACAGCAAACGGAAAACGGCCATCGCGAAGCGGGCAGCCGAACAACAGCTACAGCGGCAACGGTACGATGCCCTCGCGCCCAACGGCACCAGCAACGGCGGCATCAGTCAACACATCAACGGACACCATCATCTCGCCTATCAGAACGGGAAGGTGCCGAACGGGGACCTGGTCAACAATAACCAGGCGGGTGCATGCATG CCGGTTCTGGATGAGGATGAGCTGCTGCACCAGCACAAGCTAATGTCCAACGGGGGGATCTACACGAACGGATCCGTTCCGAAAGCGGCCGTCGCCAACTCATATATCAATGGCAACCTGAACGGTTTCGTCGATGGTGCCCGGGATGATAACGCGAacgccaacaacaacaacggtgACGCGGATGGGTTCCTGCGGATGCGGAAAATCCAATAA